From a single Rhizobium lusitanum genomic region:
- the tgt gene encoding tRNA guanosine(34) transglycosylase Tgt has protein sequence MSESFQFQLKKTDGGARLGEVSMPRGTIRTPAFMPVGTVGTVKAMYLDQVRESGADIILGNTYHLMLRPTAERVARLGGLHELIRWPHPILTDSGGFQVMSLSGLRKLDEKGVTFKSHIDGSLHHMSPERSIEIQGLLGSDIQMQLDECVALPSTPKEIERAMEMSLRWAERCKVAFGDQPSKAMFGIVQGGDIPDLRVRSAQALSQMDLKGYAVGGLAVGEPQDVMLRMLETTLPELPTEKPRYLMGVGTPDDILKSVARGIDMFDCVMPTRSGRHGLAFTRRGKVNIRNARHAEDMRPLDDQSNCPASRDYSRAYLHHLVRANEALGGMLLSWNNLAYYQELMQGIRKAIAEGRFADFMAETQENWARGDLEPV, from the coding sequence ATGAGCGAGAGCTTTCAGTTCCAATTGAAGAAGACCGATGGTGGTGCCCGCCTCGGTGAAGTTTCCATGCCGCGCGGCACGATCCGCACGCCGGCCTTTATGCCGGTCGGCACCGTCGGCACCGTCAAGGCGATGTATCTCGACCAGGTGCGCGAGAGCGGCGCCGACATCATCCTCGGCAATACCTATCATTTGATGCTGCGCCCGACCGCTGAGCGCGTTGCTCGTCTCGGCGGCCTGCACGAGCTGATCCGCTGGCCGCATCCGATTCTGACGGACTCCGGCGGCTTCCAGGTGATGTCGCTATCCGGTCTGCGCAAGCTTGATGAGAAGGGCGTTACCTTCAAGTCGCATATCGACGGCAGCCTGCACCATATGTCACCGGAACGCTCCATCGAGATCCAGGGCTTGCTCGGCTCCGATATCCAGATGCAGCTCGACGAATGCGTGGCGCTGCCTTCTACGCCGAAGGAGATCGAGCGCGCCATGGAAATGTCGCTGCGCTGGGCCGAGCGCTGCAAAGTCGCCTTCGGCGATCAGCCCAGCAAGGCGATGTTCGGCATTGTGCAGGGCGGTGATATCCCCGATCTGCGCGTCCGCTCGGCACAGGCGCTGAGCCAGATGGATCTGAAAGGCTATGCAGTTGGCGGTCTTGCCGTCGGTGAGCCGCAAGATGTGATGCTGCGCATGCTGGAAACGACCCTGCCGGAACTGCCGACCGAAAAGCCGCGCTACCTGATGGGCGTCGGCACGCCGGACGACATCCTGAAGTCGGTCGCCCGCGGCATCGACATGTTCGATTGCGTAATGCCGACCCGCTCCGGCCGTCACGGCCTGGCGTTTACCCGTCGCGGCAAGGTCAATATCCGCAATGCCCGCCACGCCGAGGACATGCGCCCGCTTGACGATCAATCGAATTGCCCGGCCTCGCGCGATTATTCCCGCGCCTATCTGCACCATCTCGTCCGCGCCAACGAGGCGCTCGGCGGCATGCTGCTCTCCTGGAACAACCTCGCCTATTACCAGGAACTGATGCAGGGTATCCGCAAGGCGATTGCCGAGGGTCGTTTCGCCGACTTCATGGCGGAGACACAGGAGAACTGGGCGAGGGGCGATCTCGAGCCGGTTTGA
- a CDS encoding peptidylprolyl isomerase: MAEIKDPENTLILETTKGEVVIQLLPQVAPEHVARIKELAREKAYDGVVFHRVIDGFMAQTGDVEHGKVGGNTARAGTGGSSKPDLKAEFSATTHTRGTCSMARSQNPNSANSQFFICFTDAPWLNKQYSVWGQVISGMDNVDKIKRGEPVKDPDSIVSARIAADV; the protein is encoded by the coding sequence ATGGCTGAGATTAAGGATCCCGAAAACACCCTCATCCTGGAAACCACCAAGGGCGAAGTTGTCATTCAGCTTTTGCCGCAGGTCGCTCCGGAGCATGTCGCCCGCATTAAGGAACTCGCTCGCGAGAAAGCCTATGACGGCGTTGTTTTCCATCGCGTCATCGACGGTTTCATGGCTCAGACCGGCGACGTGGAGCACGGCAAGGTCGGCGGCAATACGGCCCGCGCTGGTACTGGCGGTTCGTCCAAGCCGGACCTGAAGGCTGAATTTTCCGCCACCACGCACACGCGCGGCACCTGCTCGATGGCGCGTTCGCAGAACCCGAACTCGGCCAACTCGCAGTTCTTCATCTGCTTCACCGATGCGCCTTGGCTGAACAAGCAGTATTCGGTCTGGGGCCAGGTGATCAGCGGCATGGACAATGTCGACAAGATCAAGCGCGGCGAGCCGGTAAAGGATCCGGACTCGATCGTCTCCGCGCGGATTGCCGCCGACGTCTGA